Genomic segment of Drosophila takahashii strain IR98-3 E-12201 chromosome X, DtakHiC1v2, whole genome shotgun sequence:
GACTACCAGCCCAACTGCCAGCCGGGCGGAGTTCCTGTCTGTGCCACGAACGGAACCGATAGCTTCTACTTCGAGAACAACTGCCGCCTGGAGGCGGCCAACATGAAGATGCTGTTCCAGCACGGCACAGGTGAGTttgaataagaaaaatataaacgaAAAATCATTAGATCCTTTGGatgtatattttaaactaaGGAGAAGCACTTGtaggattttaaaattaaatcttttactaaaatatttcattaagaAGGTCttccaaaattatattaaaccaAATATCATCAAGGCAATTATGAAAAAGCAaggaaaattgtttattttattgtgttatgtatttttttaaatttaaatgtcatCTTTCTGGTTCtccaatttatttgttaaaccCAATCTATATCAATCTTTATCCCTGAGTGACTTCCATGCAGAACTCGAGCCCACAGAGATGGAGCGTTGCCTGCCCACCTGCCAGACGATGAAGTGCACCCAGGTGGAGCGACCCGTTTGCGCGCTGGCCGAGATCGGAGGAGCCCTGCCCCAAACCTTCGCCAACGAGTGCGAGATGCGACGACGCGAGTGCCACACCAAACAGGGTCTGTTAAtctgttaaaattaaattaattaaaatatcaaattaaaatttacttataacaacttttattttagacgaataattttaaattgatcttagtaatattaatattttttctattgttTTAACCTTTTTACAATTCTGACTACCTAGTCCTGCGAATCCTGCACCCGGGTCCTTGCCAAACTCCAACGAAAAGCGGTCGCAAAAAGAAGCTCCGACGCAACAAAAGCAAGCGACCCACAAAAGCAGCCACATTGACCTCAAAGTTCGCCATCAATCCGAAGAAAGTCTACTTAATGCTGGCCACTCCTTCGCCTGCAaggagcaccagcagcagcagcacaaccACCAGGATCACCACGACAGCCAGGATGAGGCCCACCAAGGCCACCAGCACAAGTCCCTCGCCCATGCAATTCCGGCAGCTGATGAGCCTGGCCAATCCCATGGTCTCCGTCTCCCGGGCGGTGGATGCCTACAATGTGTACAATATTCCCGATGTGGGTCACGATTATGGCGAGATAACCGACTCGTCGCTCTCGATATTTCTGCCCGAAGTGGGTCGTGTCACGGAGCCCTATTCCATtggcagtagcagcagcaccaccaccagcaccacaACCACAGCCACACCATTTTTGGCTACAATCAGGACCACAACTCTTCCCGAAACAATCACCATTAGAAGTTACTCCACCACTCTGATGCCCAGCACCACCGAAACTAGTGACGAAACCACTGAAATCACCCAGGAATCGGAGGCCATTACACCAGGAATGATCTCTACTCAGCCATCCCTATTCACATTCTCATCCACGACAAATCCCCTATCCAAGGCCACTTAAACTTGGCtaccttttatttattaaaactatttatataGCTGTTTAGGatgaacaaataaaataaaattaaataaataaatatattattttaaagcttCTAAAATTAGTCACCAGatttcgttttcttttaaattactttttaaaacaaaaataaatctggaaaaaatctattaaggtattctgtataaatatatcaattcctcGAAATAAATCACTTATGTCACCTAAAAAGATGGAAAAATACAAGATTGatatttgattgattttccCCATTAATTGAAGATAATATTTTCCAATACTATGCCCAGTTAGCCTAGTCTTTCCtattaattgaatatttcatttttccataCTAAACTGATTTCTGACAGTAGGCTTATGACGGCTGTGAAAATTACCTTATACTTTTGACTACCGATAGAAACCCGAAAAAGCTTGTAAAAATGGTAAGAAAAATTGTGTAAAAAGAACCGAATGTTGTATCTCTAACACTGGACTTCAACGCAGTTGATCTCTCTCTATATATATGGATTTATTCTATGCGATTCCATTTCGGCCTCTCGCGAACCCAAGTGCATGGTGAACAAGACTCGTGTGAAGGATTGGGAACCCGAGACCATCGTTTTCCCTGAATATTCCGCTCCGCCCAAAAAAGAAGACGAGTTACTTCGTTTGTTAAAAGAATGGCCCTTGAAATTCCTAACTCACCTGAGGGAAGAATGGGCAATACTCGAGGACAATTTAGAAACACTTAGCGAGTTGCAGCGTCGTAGTGAATATCTCCAGAAGAAGAAGCAACGCTTGGAAATGCCCAAGAAGAGTCGCCAGAATGAAAAGTTACCGCGTCGCACGGACAACGATCCAATCGTGCCCGTGATGAGTCTGGAGTTCTTGATGAATAGCCAGGATGAAATCCACCACTTCAGGCTGCCCAACCAAACAATGGAAGACGAAGAACCAGTTTCGAACACAACAAagtattattttctaaaatttacaCTATTAGCATAAACAGCAACAATATCTCTTATCTGCTAAAATGGATGAAtggattataaaaattttttaacagcccaaaaatatgaaataaagatTGCTACGGTTGTCGGAGCTCGAAGTATCCAGCTTTAGTTTTTTGGTCTCTCGTTTGCAGGTCACCTCCAA
This window contains:
- the LOC108056431 gene encoding integumentary mucin C.1 isoform X1, with protein sequence MERCLPTCQTMKCTQVERPVCALAEIGGALPQTFANECEMRRRECHTKQVLRILHPGPCQTPTKSGRKKKLRRNKSKRPTKAATLTSKFAINPKKVYLMLATPSPARSTSSSSTTTRITTTARMRPTKATSTSPSPMQFRQLMSLANPMVSVSRAVDAYNVYNIPDVGHDYGEITDSSLSIFLPEVGRVTEPYSIGSSSSTTTSTTTTATPFLATIRTTTLPETITIRSYSTTLMPSTTETSDETTEITQESEAITPGMISTQPSLFTFSSTTNPLSKAT
- the LOC108056431 gene encoding poly(A) polymerase isoform X2, which gives rise to MQSRTITSTTAIAMILILGILSSEGVAAQKYSPIANWHMSDPHYTSDQYAKILGEAGLGQDSDEKGNTKGQLGAMQIQYVDYQPNCQPGGVPVCATNGTDSFYFENNCRLEAANMKMLFQHGTELEPTEMERCLPTCQTMKCTQVERPVCALAEIGGALPQTFANECEMRRRECHTKQVLRILHPGPCQTPTKSGRKKKLRRNKSKRPTKAATLTSKFAINPKKVYLMLATPSPARSTSSSSTTTRITTTARMRPTKATSTSPSPMQFRQLMSLANPMVSVSRAVDAYNVYNIPDVGHDYGEITDSSLSIFLPEVGRVTEPYSIGSSSSTTTSTTTTATPFLATIRTTTLPETITIRSYSTTLMPSTTETSDETTEITQESEAITPGMISTQPSLFTFSSTTNPLSKAT